From the Leifsonia sp. AG29 genome, one window contains:
- a CDS encoding DUF3566 domain-containing protein → MAARKKNAKRATMRLVYIDFWSALKISFLVSLVVAVVTVVVGLLLWWALDRFGVVHSAQTFLEGIAGSNGAGLVAGLTFPNVMTFTLVVALLEVIVVSALGAILAALFTLAVQVVGGWKVTFGSD, encoded by the coding sequence ATGGCGGCACGGAAGAAGAACGCTAAGCGGGCGACGATGCGCCTCGTCTACATCGACTTCTGGTCGGCGCTCAAGATCTCGTTCCTCGTCAGTCTCGTCGTGGCCGTGGTCACGGTCGTCGTCGGCCTGCTGCTGTGGTGGGCGCTGGACCGCTTCGGCGTGGTCCACAGCGCGCAGACCTTCCTGGAGGGCATCGCCGGCTCGAACGGTGCCGGGCTGGTCGCGGGGCTGACCTTCCCCAACGTGATGACCTTCACCCTCGTCGTCGCGCTGCTCGAGGTGATCGTCGTCTCGGCGCTCGGTGCCATCCTCGCCGCACTGTTCACCCTGGCCGTTCAGGTGGTCGGCGGCTGGAAGGTCACGTTCGGGAGCGACTGA
- a CDS encoding TetR/AcrR family transcriptional regulator C-terminal domain-containing protein, translating to MAGNGSGRRHTREDVAETALRILDDVGLPDLTMRRLAAALDVQPSALYWHFPNKQTLLAELADRIVMRGPALQSAADAPWAERVRVEASALRDSLLAYRDGAEVVASTYALGLGEGRALQRLTSAVRSGGFDDETADRAGTALLHFLLGHVSHEQQRIQYDSIGVLATGEAPASPLDESDSAASFAFGVDLLVGGLELTRREAASEVSRSRT from the coding sequence GTGGCAGGGAACGGAAGCGGGCGGCGGCACACCCGGGAAGACGTGGCGGAGACGGCGCTGCGCATCCTCGACGATGTCGGCCTCCCCGACCTGACCATGCGGAGGCTCGCGGCTGCTCTCGACGTGCAGCCCAGCGCCCTCTACTGGCACTTCCCCAACAAGCAGACGCTCCTCGCCGAGCTCGCCGATCGCATCGTGATGCGGGGACCGGCCCTCCAGTCGGCCGCCGATGCTCCCTGGGCCGAGCGTGTCCGGGTGGAGGCGTCGGCTCTGCGCGACTCGCTGCTCGCGTACCGCGACGGAGCGGAGGTGGTGGCGAGCACCTACGCGCTCGGGCTCGGGGAAGGGAGGGCGCTCCAACGGCTCACGTCGGCCGTCCGCTCGGGGGGTTTCGACGACGAGACCGCCGACCGCGCGGGGACCGCTCTGCTGCACTTCCTGCTCGGGCACGTCTCGCACGAGCAGCAGCGGATCCAGTACGACAGCATCGGCGTTCTCGCGACGGGCGAGGCTCCCGCTTCACCGCTCGACGAATCCGACTCCGCGGCCTCGTTCGCCTTCGGGGTCGATCTCCTCGTCGGGGGCCTGGAGCTCACGCGCCGGGAGGCGGCGAGCGAGGTCAGTCGCTCCCGAACGTGA
- a CDS encoding biotin transporter BioY, with the protein MTDSPRSTETTASRGGARLAARRLDATDIARVAVCAAIVAVLGLPGGFTVFGAVPITAQTLGVMLAGALLGPALGALSMAVLLALVAAGLPLLAGGRGGIGVFAGPSVGYLLGWVAGAAVIGLIVHAGSRKPVLWRTALGIVVGGILVVYAFGIPLQSLITRLPLPATALSSLVFVPGDLIKAAIASAIVMTLVRAYPRAFRRAWTPASPASPERDAQPVA; encoded by the coding sequence ATGACCGACTCCCCCCGCAGCACAGAGACCACCGCCTCCCGCGGCGGCGCACGCCTCGCCGCGCGCCGGCTGGATGCGACCGACATCGCCCGCGTCGCCGTGTGCGCCGCGATCGTCGCCGTCCTCGGCCTCCCCGGCGGGTTCACCGTCTTCGGGGCCGTCCCGATCACCGCTCAGACGCTCGGGGTCATGCTCGCCGGCGCGCTCCTCGGGCCGGCGCTCGGCGCGCTGTCGATGGCCGTGCTGCTCGCGCTCGTCGCTGCGGGCCTCCCGCTGCTCGCCGGCGGACGCGGCGGGATCGGCGTCTTCGCCGGGCCGTCGGTCGGGTACCTCCTCGGCTGGGTGGCGGGCGCCGCCGTGATCGGGCTGATCGTCCACGCGGGCAGCCGGAAGCCGGTGCTCTGGCGGACAGCTCTCGGCATCGTCGTCGGCGGCATCCTCGTCGTCTACGCGTTCGGCATTCCCCTCCAGAGCCTGATCACGCGCCTCCCGTTGCCCGCCACCGCGCTGTCCAGCCTCGTGTTCGTCCCCGGCGACCTCATCAAGGCGGCGATCGCCTCCGCGATCGTGATGACGCTCGTGCGGGCGTATCCGCGGGCGTTCCGCCGCGCCTGGACCCCGGCGTCGCCCGCTTCGCCCGAGCGGGACGCCCAGCCCGTCGCATGA